In Haliaeetus albicilla chromosome 2, bHalAlb1.1, whole genome shotgun sequence, a single genomic region encodes these proteins:
- the NT5C3A gene encoding cytosolic 5'-nucleotidase 3A isoform X3 produces the protein MQALHLWTLLATYAVAVGQNQGQKNQECPKLNAQMPEFQKKTVHIKDPEKVEEIICGLIKGGAAKLQIITDFDMTLSRFSYNGKRCPTCHNIIDNSKLITEECRKKFFSFQLLQLKETYYAIEIDPALTIEEKYPYMVEWYNKSHALLIEQGLQKDKFAEIVRESDVMLKEGYENFFDKLSEHNIPVFIFSAGIGDILEEVIHQAGVYHSNVKVVSNFMDFDEHGILKGFKGELIHVYNKHDGALKNTEYFKQLKDNSNIILLGDSQGDLSMADGVANVEHILKIGYLNDKVDELLEKYMDSYDIVLVKDESLEVANSILQKIL, from the exons ATGCAAGCCCTGCATCTCTGGACTCTGCTTGCCACCTATGCTGTTGCAGTAGGACAAAATCAAGGACAGAAGAATCAGGAGTGCCCTAAGCTCAACGCACAG ATGCcagaatttcagaagaaaactgtcCATATTAAGGACCcagaaaaagtagaggaaattATTTGTGGCCTCATCAAAGGTGGAGCTGCCAAGCTTCAG ATTATAACAGATTTTGATATGACATTAAGTAGATTTTCCTACAATGGAAAAAGATGTCCAACTTGTCATA ACATCATTGATAACTCTAAGCTCATCACGGAGGAATGTCGGAAAAAG tttttttcctttcagttattGCAGCTGAAAGAAACCTATTATGCTATTGAAATTGATCCAGCTCTCActattgaagaaaaatatccatATATGGTAGAATG GTACAATAAATCTCACGCACTACTCATTGAACAAGGCTTACAAAAAGATAAGTTTGCAGAAATTGTGAGGGAATCTGATGTTATGCTGAA AGAAGGATATGAGAACTTCTTTGATAAACTCAGTGAACATAATATTCCTGTGTTCATATTTTCTGCTGGGATTGGGGACATTCTTGAGGAAGTCATCCACCAGGCTGGGGTCTACCATTCTAATGTCAAAGTGGTTTCCAATTTCATGGATTTTGATGAACAT gGAATATTAAAAGGATTTAAAGGAGAATTGATTCATGTTTACAACAAACATGATGGTGCCTTGAAGAATACAGAGTACTTCAAACAACTAAAAGACAACAGTAATATCATACTGCTGGGTGATTCTCAAGGAGACTTGAGTATGGCAGATGGAGTAGCAAATGTTGAACACATTCTTAAGATCGGCTATCTCAATGATAAA GTAGATGAGCTTTTGGAAAAATACATGGACTCTTATGATATTGTCTTGGTGAAAGATGAATCCCTGGAAGTTGCCAACTCCATCCTACAGAAAATCCTGTAA
- the NT5C3A gene encoding cytosolic 5'-nucleotidase 3A isoform X4 — MQALHLWTLLATYAVAVGQNQGQKNQECPKLNAQMPEFQKKTVHIKDPEKVEEIICGLIKGGAAKLQIITDFDMTLSRFSYNGKRCPTCHNIIDNSKLITEECRKKLLQLKETYYAIEIDPALTIEEKYPYMVEWYNKSHALLIEQGLQKDKFAEIVRESDVMLKEGYENFFDKLSEHNIPVFIFSAGIGDILEEVIHQAGVYHSNVKVVSNFMDFDEHGILKGFKGELIHVYNKHDGALKNTEYFKQLKDNSNIILLGDSQGDLSMADGVANVEHILKIGYLNDKVDELLEKYMDSYDIVLVKDESLEVANSILQKIL; from the exons ATGCAAGCCCTGCATCTCTGGACTCTGCTTGCCACCTATGCTGTTGCAGTAGGACAAAATCAAGGACAGAAGAATCAGGAGTGCCCTAAGCTCAACGCACAG ATGCcagaatttcagaagaaaactgtcCATATTAAGGACCcagaaaaagtagaggaaattATTTGTGGCCTCATCAAAGGTGGAGCTGCCAAGCTTCAG ATTATAACAGATTTTGATATGACATTAAGTAGATTTTCCTACAATGGAAAAAGATGTCCAACTTGTCATA ACATCATTGATAACTCTAAGCTCATCACGGAGGAATGTCGGAAAAAG ttattGCAGCTGAAAGAAACCTATTATGCTATTGAAATTGATCCAGCTCTCActattgaagaaaaatatccatATATGGTAGAATG GTACAATAAATCTCACGCACTACTCATTGAACAAGGCTTACAAAAAGATAAGTTTGCAGAAATTGTGAGGGAATCTGATGTTATGCTGAA AGAAGGATATGAGAACTTCTTTGATAAACTCAGTGAACATAATATTCCTGTGTTCATATTTTCTGCTGGGATTGGGGACATTCTTGAGGAAGTCATCCACCAGGCTGGGGTCTACCATTCTAATGTCAAAGTGGTTTCCAATTTCATGGATTTTGATGAACAT gGAATATTAAAAGGATTTAAAGGAGAATTGATTCATGTTTACAACAAACATGATGGTGCCTTGAAGAATACAGAGTACTTCAAACAACTAAAAGACAACAGTAATATCATACTGCTGGGTGATTCTCAAGGAGACTTGAGTATGGCAGATGGAGTAGCAAATGTTGAACACATTCTTAAGATCGGCTATCTCAATGATAAA GTAGATGAGCTTTTGGAAAAATACATGGACTCTTATGATATTGTCTTGGTGAAAGATGAATCCCTGGAAGTTGCCAACTCCATCCTACAGAAAATCCTGTAA
- the NT5C3A gene encoding cytosolic 5'-nucleotidase 3A isoform X5 → MPEFQKKTVHIKDPEKVEEIICGLIKGGAAKLQIITDFDMTLSRFSYNGKRCPTCHNIIDNSKLITEECRKKFFSFQLLQLKETYYAIEIDPALTIEEKYPYMVEWYNKSHALLIEQGLQKDKFAEIVRESDVMLKEGYENFFDKLSEHNIPVFIFSAGIGDILEEVIHQAGVYHSNVKVVSNFMDFDEHGILKGFKGELIHVYNKHDGALKNTEYFKQLKDNSNIILLGDSQGDLSMADGVANVEHILKIGYLNDKVDELLEKYMDSYDIVLVKDESLEVANSILQKIL, encoded by the exons ATGCcagaatttcagaagaaaactgtcCATATTAAGGACCcagaaaaagtagaggaaattATTTGTGGCCTCATCAAAGGTGGAGCTGCCAAGCTTCAG ATTATAACAGATTTTGATATGACATTAAGTAGATTTTCCTACAATGGAAAAAGATGTCCAACTTGTCATA ACATCATTGATAACTCTAAGCTCATCACGGAGGAATGTCGGAAAAAG tttttttcctttcagttattGCAGCTGAAAGAAACCTATTATGCTATTGAAATTGATCCAGCTCTCActattgaagaaaaatatccatATATGGTAGAATG GTACAATAAATCTCACGCACTACTCATTGAACAAGGCTTACAAAAAGATAAGTTTGCAGAAATTGTGAGGGAATCTGATGTTATGCTGAA AGAAGGATATGAGAACTTCTTTGATAAACTCAGTGAACATAATATTCCTGTGTTCATATTTTCTGCTGGGATTGGGGACATTCTTGAGGAAGTCATCCACCAGGCTGGGGTCTACCATTCTAATGTCAAAGTGGTTTCCAATTTCATGGATTTTGATGAACAT gGAATATTAAAAGGATTTAAAGGAGAATTGATTCATGTTTACAACAAACATGATGGTGCCTTGAAGAATACAGAGTACTTCAAACAACTAAAAGACAACAGTAATATCATACTGCTGGGTGATTCTCAAGGAGACTTGAGTATGGCAGATGGAGTAGCAAATGTTGAACACATTCTTAAGATCGGCTATCTCAATGATAAA GTAGATGAGCTTTTGGAAAAATACATGGACTCTTATGATATTGTCTTGGTGAAAGATGAATCCCTGGAAGTTGCCAACTCCATCCTACAGAAAATCCTGTAA